One genomic region from Gossypium hirsutum isolate 1008001.06 chromosome D13, Gossypium_hirsutum_v2.1, whole genome shotgun sequence encodes:
- the LOC107919295 gene encoding uncharacterized protein, whose protein sequence is MEEVYNRKVQQDKRNREFYKSEFGGTTRLAVSVGSVQDTPKPKCRYCGKYHPGECRSKVGACYKCGATDHFIRNCPQLQKEDKEQKEKQLATSQRSRHSGQNSVIGTARSNVKDTTTWSEARAPVRTYAIRTREDATILDVITGTFYLFDVTVYVLIDPRFTHSYICIALVAEKKLPVESTDYDIQELPGLPPDREVEFVIDVIPGTASISVTPYCMTPAELKELKAQLQELLD, encoded by the exons ATGGAAGAGGTGTATAACAGAAAAGTGCAACAAGATAAGCGGAATCGAGAATTTTACAAAAGTG AATTTGGAGGAACTACTAGACTTGCTGTTAGTGTGGGTAGTGTGCAAGATACTCCTAAGCCCAAATGCAGATATTGTGGGAAATACCACCCTGGTGAGTGTAGAAGTAAAGTGGGGGCTTGTTACAAATGTGGAGCAACTGATCATTTTATCCGAAATTGTCCTCAACTGCAAAAAGAGGATAAAGAGCAAAAAGAAAAGCAATTGGCTACTTCTCAAAGAAGTAGACATTCGGGCCAAAATAGTGTCATTGGGACTGCTCGTTCGAATGTAAAAGATACTACTACTTGGtcagaggctagagcacctgtGCGTACCTATGCCATTCGAACAAGAGAGGACGCCACTATTCtagatgtgattactggtacattctaTCTTTTTGATGTTACTGTGTATGTATTGATTGACCCTAGGTtcactcattcttatatttgcattgCGTTAGTAGCAGAAAAGAAGTTACCTGTTGAATCTACTGattatgatattcaa GAATTGCCAGGTTTACCACCtgatcgtgaagttgagtttgtaattgatGTGATTCCTGGAACTGCTTCGATATCAGTAACACCATATTGTATGACACCAGCTGAACTAAAGGAATTAAAGGCACAGTTACAAGAGTTATTGGACTGA